A single genomic interval of Juglans regia cultivar Chandler chromosome 1, Walnut 2.0, whole genome shotgun sequence harbors:
- the LOC109009475 gene encoding 5'-nucleotidase SurE-like, with the protein MATSVKNNFMPPSLISNLQQVLITRKNNSVEGHSNKIHEPTEAPSASSSSATSPCSGAEVSKTENDCLKPVVLVTNEEGIQSPGLTFLVEALVCDGRFDVHVCAPQSNGSMSGHSVTIRETLTACSVEISGATAYEVSGTPADCVSLALSGALFSWSKPVLVVSGVNRGSSCGNNMFYSGAVAGAREALICGVPSLCISLNWKKDMSCESDLKDAAIVCLPLIHAAIRDIVRGTFPKSFLLNIQIPSCPLMNKGFKVTKQSLWRSSLSWHAVSANRHPSAGHFMSNQQSLGIKLAQLSRDASAAGAARRLNIHRKNVEIESVGVAGKFSSQETVKKYFRLELGEKDQENADEDLDYKALEDGFVAITPLSSNPANCIEIQSSVSNWLAVALAK; encoded by the exons ATGGCGACCTCTGTGAAGAACAACTTCATGCCTCCGTCTCTGATCTCTAATCTTCAGCAAGTTCTCATCACCAGGAAAAACAACTCCGTTGAGGGCCACTCTAACAAAATCCACGAACCAACTGAAGCTccttctgcttcttcttcttcggctACTTCACCGTGTTCAGGTGCTGAAGTGTCGAAAACGGAGAACGATTGCTTGAAGCCGGTGGTGTTGGTGACCAATGAGGAAGGCATACAATCTCCGGGTCTAACATTTCTCGTTGAAGCTCTGGTTTGTGACGGTCGTTTCGATGTTCACGTCTGCGCTCCTCAATC GAATGGGTCGATGTCCGGTCATTCGGTGACGATTCGGGAGACGCTTACTGCGTGTTCCGTTGAAATTAGCGGCGCCACTGCTTATGAAGTTTCTG GCACTCCTGCGGATTGTGTGTCTCTAGCTTTATCCGGGGCCTTGTTTTCTTGGTCAAAGCCTGTTTTG GTCGTTAGTGGAGTAAACAGGGGATCAAGTTGTGGTAACAACAT GTTTTACTCTGGGGCTGTTGCTGGAGCTAGGGAGGCACTGATTTGTGGTGTACCATCCCTTTGTATATCATTGAACTG GAAGAAAGACATGAGCTGTGAAAGTGATTTGAAGGATGCGGCCATTGTTTGTTTGCCATTAATACATGCAGCTATAAGAGATATTGTGAGAGGAACTTTCCCCAAAAGTTTCTTGCTGAATATTCAGATTCCCAGTTGTCCTTTGATGAACAAG GGCTTCAAGGTGACAAAGCAGAGTCTATGGAGGTCCTCTCTAAGCTGGCACGCTGTATCAGCAAACAGGCATCCCTCTGCTGGCCATTTCATGTCCAATCAGCAAAGCCTTGGTATTAAGTTGGCACAGCTCAGCCGAGATGCCTCTGCTGCT GGTGCAGCACGTCGCCTGAACATTCATCGGAAAAATGTGGAGATTGAATCAGTTGGAGTTGCAGGAAAATTTAGTTCCCAAGAAACTGTGAAGAAATACTTCCGTTTAGAG CTAGGAGAGAAGGATCAGGAAAATGCCGATGAAGATCTGGATTACAAAGCACTTGAAGATGGCTTT GTTGCAATTACTCCTTTATCTTCAAATCCAGCAAACTGCATAGAGATTCAATCATCGGTTTCAAACTGGCTTGCTGTTGCACTCGCAAAATGA
- the LOC109009464 gene encoding zinc finger CCCH domain-containing protein 65, with amino-acid sequence MEKAEIEAPKPSETPLFSFTRCRSHLKSDTYTTLVRILSHCYENSQLPSAAQVLHPELNSDYGSDELEQATGKEVCESSELVGPSRMEPQKLATQKETESDESSEVIGVQDRGFSDAQHVGIDEMERIMAIEENEDLSKCMDMTFVESADGIGLQDRRFCPEKFLRDELEHILTANKEPVNGNNINPPTASSDKNQGSSDNAIVMNTKAEHIACQDILMERDENEQKNTDAYDLLLDKNVIGEVLESIESGKDKGLSLKTNSFDIKYEMQQMDIEMEKSVSSSHAMNFHTPITKNTEIEKGIYSSQNISEAFDLSLDKDMIDEPPKRSENMDEESSFLKTDVVQSENETPRAQTQLEKSVHSSNSLNSPNMAEDVDVEEGEISGDCGTDDKSLDKFTEDAIVSGENSVDGVQVSLDVFDKKEFHHNELNGAKGKAIEFTSFNVDTVDNANNSREVEPEECNGNKMTLRPEMSFHQKPMEAKIADMHDILLEDGKNRKKGGAEEGGSPPPACPSNLESLAQISPKNTTDSHRITSTEEQHANSCKKKKRGPLSKEKKEKKKLKERKRRAEKNRELGVKRLKLYPVSKPKTVTYCRHYLKGRCHQGDKCQFSHDTVPLTKSTPCSYFARHSCMKGDDCPFDHQLSNYPCDNYVKGFCSRGDACMFSHKIPTKEDSTAPSNYCEPELKAPSSLAKKNIKKQLNIMGSSVQNDVFSNSTGAHPPTNVKTLVKPSAVAPKRISRLLTAEKSPVVNFSMLTQGSFSPSSNGRAKVGNLAISSASDTFQKMAEIPNRTSLSGVPKGINFLSFGKAPLDDSVGKNMASMHSNGDSASKLTLLDSLNLPKQDSTGQRKAISPSGCDTVIDRAVIEGQAACSKYPNSNSISSRLLASVIASSQSSDTLASVNYKDAPNSARKALSLTQFAAKYGSKMKMNQSVSSLSLSTEVGKNTNSITIRSSQNDLAKASKILDFLSCEGSKTKL; translated from the exons ATGGAGAAAGCAGAAATCGAAGCCCCCAAACCCTCAGAAACGcctcttttctctttcactcGCTGTCGGTCACACCTCAAGAGTGATACTTACACTACTCTTGTTCGAATCCTATCTCATTGTTATGAAAATTCTCAGCTTCCTTCGGCTGCTCAAGTTCTACATCCGGAGCTAAATTCAG ATTATGGCAGTGATGAATTGGAGCAAGCGACTGGGAAAGAAGTCTGTGAGAGTTCTGAATTGGTCGGTCCTAGTAGAATGGAGCCCCAAAAGTTGGCAACTCAGAAAGAGACAGAATCTGATGAGAGTTCTGAAGTTATTGGTGTCCAAGACAGAGGGTTCAGTGATGCACAACATGTGGGGATAGATGAGATGGAGAGAATAATGGCTATAGAAGAAAATGAGGATTTGTCAAAATGTATGGACATGACCTTTGTTGAGAGCGCTGATGGGATTGGCCTCCAAGATAGAAGATTTTGTCCAGAAAAATTTCTAAGGGATGAATTAGAGCATATCCTGACAGCCAATAAAGAACCTGTAAATGGAAATAATATTAACCCCCCAACCGCATCATCGGACAAAAACCAGGGCAGCAGTGATAATGCTATAGTGATGAATACCAAAGCAGAACATATTGCATGTCAGGACATTCTTATGGAGAGAGATGAGAATGAACAAAAGAATACCGATGCCTATGATTTGTTATTAGATAAGAACGTGATTGGTGAAGTTCTAGAATCTATAGAGAGTGGTAAAGACAAGGGCTTATCCTTGAAAACTAATTCATTTGATATAAAGTacgaaatgcagcagatggacATTGAAATGGAGAAATCAGTTTCTTCCAGCCATGCAATGAATTTCCATACTCCTATTACCAAGAATACAGAAATTGAGAAGGGAATATACTCTAGTCAAAATATTTCTGAAGCCTTTGACTTGTCTTTAGATAAAGATATGATCGACGAACCTCCAAAACGAAGTGAGAATATGGATGAGGAAAGTTCCTTTCTGAAGACTGATGTGGTACAATCAGAGAATGAAACCCCTCGGGCTCAGACACAATTGGAGAAATCAGTTCATAGTAGCAACTCCTTAAATTCTCCCAATATGGCTGAAGATGTAGACGTTGAAGAGGGAGAAATTTCTGGTGACTGTGGAACAGATGACAAGTCATTGGATAAGTTCACGGAAGATGCTATAGTGTCAGGGGAGAATAGTGTAGATGGCGTTCAAGTATCTCTAGATGTATTTGATAAGAAAGAGTTCCACCACAATGAACTGAATGGTGCAAAAGGTAAAGCTATTGAGTTCACTTCCTTTAATGTGGACACAGTTGACAATGCTAACAATAGTAGAGAAGTTGAACCAGAGGAATGCAATGGAAACAAGATGACACTTAGACCTGAAATGAGTTTTCACCAAAAACCCATGGAAGCTAAAATTGCAGATATGCATGACATTCTGCTAGAGGatggaaaaaatagaaagaaaggtGGAGCCGAGGAGGGTGGTAGTCCTCCACCAGCTTGTCCTAGTAATCTAGAATCGCTTGCACAGATTTCACCAAAAAATACAACCGATTCCCACAGAATCACATCTACAGAGGAg CAACATGCTAATtcctgcaaaaagaaaaagcgGGGCCCTCtttctaaagaaaagaaagaaaagaaaaag CTAAAAGAACGAAAGAGACGAGCAGAAAAGAACAGAGAGCTCGGTGTTAAAAGGTTGAAACTATATCCAGTGTCAAAACCAAAAACTGTGACATATTGCCGCCATTATCTCAAGGGAAGGTGCCACCAG GGTGACAAGTGCCAGTTTTCACATGATACAGTACCATTGACAAAATCTACG CCCTGCAGTTATTTTGCGCGCCACTCATGCATGAAAGGAGATGACTGTCCATTTGATCATCAGCTCTCGAATTATCCCTGTGACAATTATGTGAAAGGTTTCTGCAGCAGAGGTGATGCTTGTATGTTTTCACACAAG ATACCAACCAAGGAAGATTCCACAGCTCCTTCGAATTATTGCGAGCCTGAGTTGAAGGCTCCATCCTCCCTGgctaagaaaaatattaagaagCAACTGAACATTATGGGTAGCTCCGTGCAGAATGATGTCTTCTCCAACTCCACAGGGGCACATCCTCCCACAAATGTGAAGACTCTTGTGAAACCATCTGCAGTTGCACCCAAACGAATCAGCCGCCTCCTCACTGCTGAGAAATCTCCAGTGGTCAATTTTAGTATGCTTACACAAGGAAGCTTCTCTCCAAGTAGCAATGGGAGAGCCAAAGTTGGGAATCTGGCAATCTCGAGTGCATCAGACACATTTCAAAAAATGGCTGAGATTCCAAATAGAACTTCACTGAGTGGGGTACCAAAGGGAATAAACTTTCTCTCATTTGGAAAAGCTCCATTGGATGATTCTGTTGGTAAAAACATGGCTAGCATGCATTCAAATGGGGACAGTGCTTCCAAACTAACATTGTTGGACAGTTTGAATTTACCGAAACAAGATTCTACTGGTCAGAGAAAGGCCATCAGTCCTTCTGGTTGCGATACTGTTATTGATAGAGCTGTTATAGAGGGACAAGCTGCATGTAGCAAATATCCAAACTCAAATTCAATCTCATCAAGGCTGTTAGCTTCTGTAATTGCTTCAAGTCAATCTTCAGACACCTTAGCTTCTGTGAATTATAAAGATGCACCAAACTCAGCCCGGAAGGCACTCTCATTGACACAATTTGCAGCAAAGTATGGgtcaaaaatgaaaatgaatcaGTCTGTTAGTTCTCTCAGTCTCAGTACCGAGGTTGGTAAGAACACTAATAGTATTACGATTAGAAGTTCCCAAAATGATTTggcaaaagcttcaaaaattcTTGACTTCTTGTCTTGCGAGGGTAGTAAGACTAAGCTGTAA